A window of Bacteroidota bacterium genomic DNA:
CTCCGATACATTGTGATGCCAGTACCATATCTCCTCGCTCGTGTCTACCATGAAGTAAACATACTCTTTTGCGCTTCGCGCAACGGCATTTCATCCCTGTGGCAAGACCACAGGGAGTTCATGCCGGGGTCATTAAAATAGAAATTGTAATTTTACAATCATGGAAGCAACAACTAAAATCAGAAATATCCTCGGACTCACGCTCTCAAGCCCGCTCATCATCGCAGGACCCTGCAGTGCGGAAACTGAAGAACAAGTGCTGACTACTGCAAGAGAAATCGCTTCACTGAAAAGAGCGAGTATTTTCCGTGCGGGGATTTGGAAACCGAGAACACGCCCGGGACAATTTGAAGGAATCGGAAGCATCGGTCTTGAATGGCTGAAAAAAGTAAAAGCGGAAACAGGTCTGCCTACTGCTGTTGAAGTAGCGAATGTGAAACACGTATACGAAGCGCTGAGAATGGGAATTGATTTTCTCTGGATTGGCGCGCGCACTACGGTGAATCCATTCAGCGTGCAGGAAATTGCTGACGCATTAAAAGGCGTGAACATTCCGGTGCTGATAAAGAATCCCGTGAATGCGGATTTGGATTTATGGATGGGGGCGATTGAACGCATTCAAAAAGCAGGCATCACAAAAATCGGAGCGATACACAGAGGATTTTCATCAGCGGATAAATCTCAATACAGAAACAAACCCATGTGGGAGCTTCCGATTGAACTCAAGCGAAGAATGCCCGACATTCCGATGATTTGCGATCCAAGCCATATCTGCGGAAACAGAGAATTGTTGTTTACTGTTTCTCAAACTGCGATTGATCTTGATTATGAAGGACTGATGATTGAAACGCATTGCAATCCTGCTTCTGCACTCAGTGATGCGAAACAACAAGTTACACCAGCGGAACTTGATAAAATTATAAAAGATATTGTCTTGCGGCTTTCTACAGTGGAGGACAGAAAGTTTCTCAGTTCGCTGGAAGATTGCCGAGATAGAATTGACGAACTTGATAACAAACTAATTAATCTTCTCGCAAACAGGATGGAAATTGCCCGTTCTATCGGTGAATTCAAAAAACAAACCGGAGTCACTATTTTACAGAACGCACGCTGGAACGAAATCGTGAAAAACAGAACCAAGCAAGGAATGGAGAAACATCTCACTGCGGATTTCGTAATGAAAATCTTTGAAAGCATTCATCAGGAATCCATTCATCACCAGAAGCAGACGATGAGAAACGAAATTGCAGTTGCGAAAGAAAAGTAATTTTGTTCTTGTGAATATAATTAAAACAACTCAATGCAACATATATATCGGAAACGATTCTCTTTCCGAATTGAATAATTTCATTTCAGAGAAAAAATATTCTTCTGTTTTTGTTTTAGTGGATGAGAATACGAAGAGGCATTGTCTTAAAAAATTATCATTAGACAACTGCCAATTATCAATTATTAAAATTAAAAGCGGAGAGAAAAACAAAACCACCTACACCTGCGAAAAAATATGGAAGGAACTTTCCAAACAAAACGCTGACAGGAAATCTTTGCTGATAAATCTTGGTGGCGGAATGATTACGGACATAGGAGGATTTTCCGCTTCAACCTATAAACGCGGAATTGATTTCATCAACATACCCACTACCCTCCTCGCGCAGGTGGACGCATCGGTTGGCGGAAAAACAGGAATAGATTTCTCTAATTTCAAAAATCAAATCGGAACATTTGCTTTTCCGAAAGCGGTTTTTATCGATCCGGATTTTTTAAAAACACTTGCCAAACGTGAACTTGTTTCAGGATTTGCCGAAGTAATAAAACACGGATTGATTGCGGATAGAGATTACTGGAAACAAATACATGCCTCGTCCCCTACCCTTCTCCTCAAGGAGAAGGGAGTTAACATCATTTTTCATTCAATAGAAATCAAAAACAAAATAGTTTCTGCCGACCCTTATGAAAACGGATTAAGAAAAACGCTCAACTTCGGACACACCATCGGACATGCGATTGAATCTGCTTCGCTTAAAACAAAAAAATCATTACTTCACGGAGAAGCCATTGCCATAGGAATGATTTGCGAAGCATATCTTTCAAGAAAGATTCTTGGATTGAAGAGCGAAGAACTGGATGAAATTATTTCTTTCATAATTTCTGTTTTTAAACCTAACCAGATAAAGTTTTCTATAAAAAATCTTATCGGGTTAATGAAACAAGATAAAAAGAACAAAGATTCAGAAATAAATTTCACGCTTCTAAGTTCTATCGGAAAAGCAGAAATAAATAATTCTTGTCCAGAAAATTTAATTGAAGAATCCATAATTCTTTTTAATGACTTATTCGTATAGATTGCCTTTTACATCTTTCCCCAAAACAAAAAAGTTAGTAGTTTCGCAATCAGATTTCAGACATCATACGCGGTGGTATACAAAATCTCAAAGTCAGATAATACTCTCAAAGGGACCATTTACCTCACCGCATCTAAAAGCGAGAGTAACCGAGTGCTTCTCGTTCAGGCATTAAGCACTCAGCGCTTCCGCACAACCAATCTGGCAGACTCGCAGGACACACAAATACTTGCCGAGGTTTTAAAAAACGAAACAGCAGGAGATCATAGCCAAACTCTGAAAAGACTTAATGTAGAAGTTAGTTATTATACCGGACCTGGCGGAACCACTATTCGTTTTCTAACAGCTTTTTTTGCATCGCGTGAAGGAACCCGCATTCTTTCCGGCACGGAAAGAATGAACCAGCGTCCGATAAAAACATTGGTGGATGCACTCAATTCTCTTGGAGCAAAAATCACTTACCTTGGAACGGAAGGCTGTCCGCCTATTAAGATTGAAGGTGCAAAACTTAAAGGCGGAGATATTGAAATGGATGCAGGCGTGAGCAGCCAGTTTATCACTGCGCTTCTCCTCATTGCTCCTACGCTTGAAAACGGATTGAACATTCACCTGAAAGGAAGAATTGTTTCCCGCTCCTACATTATGATGACGTTGAAGGTGCTGGAACATTTCGGAGTAAAATTTAAATGGGATAATAATATCATTTCCATTCCGCGGCAAGATTATCAGGGATGGGATTATCATATTGAATCGGATTGGAGCGCAGCATCCTACTGGTATGAAATGGTTTCACTCGCGCAGGAAGCAGAACTGAAAATAAAAGGACTCAGAAGAAAATCTATTCAGGGAGATGCGGTGATTGCCGACTTATTCAGATTTTTTGGAGTTAGTACAGAATATATTGAGGATGGTATTCAACTTACAAAAACAGATTATCGTCCTGAGATATTAGGATTTGACTTTTCAGATTATCCTGACATTGTTCAAACAACAGCGGTAGTAGCAGCAGTCAAGAAATTGCCGACACAATTAAACGGCTTATATACTTTGCGACAGAAGGAAACTGACCGCATTCAGGCATTGAAAGCAGAGCTGAAAAAAATTGGTGTTGTTGCTCAGGAAACAGGAGATGCTTCGTTGGAGATAAACACTCAGGAGAATGATTCAAAATCCGGAAAAGAAAAGACTTTTGAACCGGATTTAGAATTTGAAACCTATCATGATCACCGTATGGCAATGGCGTTTGCTCCTCTTGCACTAATTTATCCTGAAATAAAAATCAAGAATCCTCTTGTTGTAAAAAAATCTTATCCCGATTACTGGAACGATATGAAAGCAATAGGATTTGAGATAAAAGAAGATAGTTAGTAAATCACCACATCATAGGGCAAACGCATCTGCACTCCTTTATACTTCATCACGTTTTTCAACTGCTTGTAATTATCGTAAGTAGTGCCGAGTTCCTGTCTGAGTTTTTTCTCCACCATTTCATCTTTATCTAAAATCTCATTCAAGAATTCTTCAAAAGGCTCTTTCTGTTTTGGCAGTTCAAGAAGTTTATATTCTTTAAGGTCAGCCTTTTTAGCGGCAAGAGCGATGGCATCTTTTATTCCCCCAAACTCATCCACTAAGCCAATGCGTTTTCCATCCACACCGCTCCATACTCTTCCCTGTCCGATGCTGTCAACCTGATCTGGAGTCATATTTCTTCCTTTACCACTTTACTGATAAAATCAGTGTAAACATCTTCAATCCATTTTTGAATCACATCTGTTTCTTCTTTCGCTACAGCGCGGAAAGGATTTCCAAAATCAGAATGTTTATTGGTTTTCACAGTATCTACATTGATTCCCAACTTGTTCCCAAAAAGTTTTTCCATATTCGGAAAAACTCCAAACACACCGATTGAACCTGTGATGGTATTTTGATGCGCAACAATGGCATCTGCCGCGCATGAAATATAATATCCGCCCGAAGCGGCAACATCTCCCATAGAAACAACAACTGGTTTTGCCTGTTTCACTAAAATCATTTCACGCCATATTACATCCGATGCGAGCGAACTTCCGCCCGGGGAATTTACACGCAGTACGATTGCTTTTACATTGCTGTCCAGTCTTGCTTGGCGTATTGCTTTTGAAATCCGTTCAGAGCCGATTGTTTCATCATCGCCTTCTCCACCTTCAATACTGCCGGAAGCATACACCACCGCGATTTTATTTTTTGTGTAAACATCTGCATGTTTTTCAGGAGCCCGTGTGTATTTATGCATCGAAACGTAATTGATTTTCTCTGCTGACTTTACACCTACCAATCCGGAAAGTATATCAAGCATTTCATCTTTGTAAACTAGCTGGTCAACCAGTTTATATTTAAGCGCGCTTTCTCCATCTGTAACAAGCATGTTATCAGCATACCTGTTCAATTCATCAACGGAAATATTTCTTTGCTTTGAAATTCCTTCCAATAAATAATCCCAGATGGAATTTATATACGTCATCGTTTGCTCGCGGTTGGCAGGGCTCATTTTCTCCAGAAAGAATGGCTCCGTAGCGCTCTTGAATTTTCCATGGCGGAAAATCTGCATATTCACTTCAAGTTTCTCCAGAAGATTTTTGTAAAACATAATTTGTCGGCTCAATCCTTTGAAATCAACCATCCCCTCCGGATTCAGATAAATTTTATCTGCTGCAGTGGCAAGGTAGTAAGCTCCCTGCGCGTAACCTTCGCTGTAAGCCACAATAAATTTTTTTGAGGATTTAAAATCAAGAAGCGCGTTTCGGATTTCTTCGAGCGTGGCTATGCCTGCAGGAATGGAAGTAATGTCAAGATAAATTCCTTTTATATTATCATCTTCTTTTGCTTTTTCAAGATTGGAAAGAATATCATTCAAACCAAGAGGCATGTTCTCAGGATTGGAAAAATTAAAATTCTGAAAAGGATTTTTTGAGCCGCGTTCAACAATCTGCCCTTCAAACGTAATGTAAAGAACGGAATTAGATTTTACAGTGATTGGCTTCTTATCTCTTTCGGAAAAGTTTGAAAGATTGCCAATCATGGAACCGATGACCATGAAGAAAATAAACAATCCGATTATTGCCCAGACTATATTAGCGACAATGAAACCAACGATTGAACCCCAAAATGAACTCCAGAAATTACTCATGTGATTTGTTTTTAGTGTGTGCAAACATAAGTAAAATGAATAACGGGAGGGAATCATTCTTTTTAATAAATGTTAAGTAATTTCGCTGGGTGAAAAAAAACATCACCTATCTCTTGATTGGAAGTAATATGGGAAAAAGAGAAAAATTTCTGCCATGTGCCATTGGTCACATTGAAAAGAAAATCGGGAAAGTGATTTTAAAATCCTCTTTATATAATACAAAGGCCTGGGGTATTCAAAACCAAAATGATTTTCTGAATCAGGCAATCTGCGTTGAAACCATCCTATCAGCGGAAAAGCTGCTTGAAGAAATTCTTTTGATAGAAAAACAACTCGGCAGAGAACGGGCAAACAAATGGGAAGCAAGAAAGATAGACATTGATATTCTTTTCTTCAATAAGCTAATCCTCCAATCTGCTCATCTTCAAATTCCTCATCCGCACCTTCATGAAAGAAAATTTACTCTTGTTCCTCTTAATGAAATAGCCAGCGGATTGATTCACCCGGTTCTTGGTAAATCAATTAAAATACTTCTGCAAGATTGCACTGATAAACTTGAAGTCAGTTTAGTCATGTAATAGATACCTGATTTTCTTCAATTTTGCATTATTTTCGTTGTTAACACCATTTAATAAAAAAATTTGGACTTTTAGAAAATTAATTACTTTTGCTGAATTCTTAACATTCAATCCCCTGAAACCAAACCCATTAATTCATTAATTAATATGAAAAACCAAATCCAAAATGTTGCTTTATCAATCCTCGCTGTTGCAGGACTTGCGTCTTGCGCTGGCTTAGGTTCAATGATGAAGAAATATGACAAGATGGTAAAGTATGAAGTTAAACCCAATCCGCTTGAAATGCATGGCGATACTGTGGTTGTAACTGTGAGCGGAAAATATGACCCAAAGTATTTTGCCAAGAAAGTTGAACTCACCATCACTCCTATCCTCAAATACAATGGCGGAGAAAAAGCGCTTAAACCTGTATCTGTAAAAGGAGAAAAAGTAACAGAAGGAAGCGGAACCACTGTTGCCTTTAAAGAAGGCGGAAGTTTTTCATACACTGATAAAACTGTTTACATTCCTGAAATGAAAAACTGCGACCTTGAAGTGCGAATCAAAGGAAAGCAAAAGAAAAAGGAAAAAGATTTTCCTGCTAAAAAAATCGGTGACGGAACCATCATCACTCCTCTTCTCGTTAAGAATGATGAGAAGCCACTCCTTGGAAAAGATAATTTTCAGAAATCCTATCCCGTAACGCAAACCACTGAGATTTTCTTCCTTGTGAATCAATCTGACCTTCGCTCGTCAGAACAAAAAGGCGAAAGCATGACTGCGACACAAAAATTCATTGTAGAAAAACGAGTTGCAAAAAGGTTTGTCTTCAAAGGCGCAAGCATTTCTGCTTACGCATCGCCTGACGGAGAATTAACCATCAACGAAAACCTTGCTGACAACCGCGCCAAAGTGACTTCAAAATACTATGGCAATCTCGCTAAAGGAAAAGCAAAGGACAAAATGCAAATGATTCCCGGAGGAGAAGTTGAAGCATTCTGGACTACAAAAACCACTGCCGAAGACTGGGATGGTTTCAAAATGCTCATGCAGCAATCAAGCCTGAAGGATAAAGAACTTATCCTCCGCGTTCTTGAAATGTATCCTGATGGCGACAAACGCGAATCAGAAATTAAAAATCTTTCTGCTACTTATAAAGAAGTGGCTGAAACAATTCTTCCAAAACTCCGCAGAAGCGTTACCACATGGAACTGCGAGCAGATGAGCCGCCCCGATGACGAAATCTCAAAACTTGCCGCTTCTTATCCTGATAGTCTGGCGAATGATGAAATCCTTTACGCTGCTACTCTCACCAGCGACATCAACATAAAACTTGGCATCTATAAAAATGCTGACCGTTTGTTTGGCAATGACTGGAGATGTTCCAACAACGTTGGGTATTGCAACATTTTGTTAAACAAACCAACTGACGCTCAAACTGCCATGGATAAGGCAAAAGGGCTTAATTCTTCTGCCGAACAGGTAAACAACAATCTGGGAATTCTTATGCGCTGGAGCGGAGACAGAAAATCTGCCATGGATTCCTACAACAAAGCCGGTTCATCCATGGAAGTCAACCACAACAAAGGAATTGTAAATATCCGCGATGGAAAATACGGAGACGCAACTGCCAACTTCGGAAGCGAAAATTCTTTCAACTCTGCCCTTGCAAAAGTGCTGAGCGGAAATGGTGATGGCGCTCTCACAACACTTGACGCAAGCCCTGAAAAAGAAGATGCCCTTTCCTATTATCTGAAAGCAATTGTTGGCGCAAGAAAAGGCACTACTGACCTTCTTATCAATAATCTTAAAATTGCTATTAACAAAGATGCATCCTTCAAGAGCAAAGCGAAAGAAGACCTTGAGTTCTTTAAGTTCCGTGACAATGCTGATTTTAAAGCGCTCGTAGGATAAAAATAATATTCAATCTTTTTAAAACCCAGACATTTTTGTCTGGGTTTTTTTATTTGCATCAATTAAGCAAAGTAGTATTTTTACGCTTTACCCCCATCCGTTTTGAAAATGTATGAAAGGTTTTTAATTCTACTGATCACTTGTTTGATTTCCGGCAGAGGAGTTTCTTTTGCTTACGCATCTTCTTTCCAGGATGATTCAACCAAGCAAAAACACTTTCTCGATATGAAGGGACAAATATCCTATGGTAAGAAAAAACTTGATAAAGTATTTGTAAAAATTTATTCCGATACTTCCTCTATCGTTGTTCAGAAAATGGAATCGGACATTGGAGGATGGGTTGCCTTCCAACTTCCGATACAAAAGACCTACACGATAAAAATATCCAAGGCAGGGCATGTTACCAAGATAATCTCGGTGGACGCGATCATGCCGAAGTTAAATGAAGGAGATTACTATTTTGAGTTCAGCGTTGACCTTTTCGAAAATGTTGAAGGATTAGACGTTTCAGTGCTTAAAAATCCTATTGCGAAAATTTTTTTCAATTCATTCACTAAAAAATTTGATTATGATTACAACTATACCGTACAAATAAACAATGATGTAAAAAAACTATATAGGAATTATGATCTCCTGAAAAAACAAGGCAATTTGCAGTCAGTTACACACAAGGAAACAGAAACAGAAATGTCAGCTGACACCTCAAAAAAAACTATAATTGCTTCTCCCCTTACTGTAATAAAAAGTGAAGCTAAAATTATTTTTTCTGTCGGCATTGTCACCTCCAGTGAGCAGGTGCCCAGAATATCACCAAGATTCAAGGGCATTCTGAATGTAAAGGAATACCAGGAAGGAGATACGTATAAATATTATGTAGGAGAATATCCCTCCCAAGCAGAAGCAGAAAAAATGAAAGACAGGATTTCAGGATACTTCCCTGATGCCAGTATCGCTGCATTTAAAGATGGCAAAAAAATTACCCTTGAAGAAGCCATGAATGTTAGTGAGAAATAATTATTTCTCTTTTCTAAAAAATTCCCAGAGCACCACGCCAGCACTCACCGCAATATTGAGAGAATGTTTTGTTCCCCCCTGCGGGATTTCAATGCATCCATCGCAGGCATTCACAACATCCTGTTGAACACCGTCCACTTCGTGACCGAAAACTAAGGCGAGTTTGATGTTCGGAGTTCGGAGTTCAGAGTTATCAAGCAGTATACTTCCTTCTGCCTGCTCCACCGCGTAAATTTTATATCCAGCATTCTTCAATTCGTGAATTGATTCAAGCATTGACTTAAAATATTTCCATGAAACAGTATCCTCAGCGCCAAGAGCCGTTTTCCGGATTTCCTTGTGAGGCGGATAACAGGTTATTCCGCAGAGATAAATGGCTTCCACAGGAAATGCATCAGCCGTTCGGAAAACAGAACCCACATTGTATGCGCTTCGTACATTATCCAAAACAATCACAATAGGAAGTTTCTCCGATGAACGGAATTCCTTTAATGATTTTCTTTCGAGTTCAGAGTTCTTTAATTTTCTCATCAAATGTTCAAAGTTCAATGTTAAGGGTTCAAAGTTATTCGATAAATTCGTAAATCATACATCGTAAATTGTAATGTCGTCCATCTATAAATACCGCACTGCCAAGAAAGGAAGCGAGAATGATTCTGAAACTCCGCTGATGCAGCAATATTCCAGCATCAAATCAAAATATCCTGACGCTATTTTACTTTTCCGAATAGGAGATTTTTACGAAACCTTCGGTGAGGATGCAATTAAAACTGCCGCCACGCTGGGAATCACGCTCACGAAAAGAAGGAACGGTGCCGCTTCTGAAGTGGACCTGGCAGGATTTCCCTATCATGCGCTGGATACCTATCTGCCAAAATTGGTCCGTGGCGGGCACCGCGTTGCCATTTGCGACCAGCTGGAAGATCCGAAGTTTGCCAAGAAACTGGTGAAGCGCGGAATCACAGAGCTGGTGACACCGGGCGTTTCGTACAACGATAAGATCCTCGACCATAAAACAAATAATTTTCTGGCTGCCATTCACTTTGATGACAAGAACGCAGGCGTTTCTTTCCTGGATGTTTCCACAGGAGAGTTTTTTGTGGCGCAGGGAACCATTGATTACGCGGAAAAACTTTTGCAGAACTTCAAGCCGAGCGAAATACTCTTTCAGAAAAATAAAAAGAAAAAGTTCTCGGAATTCTTCGGAGAGAAATTTTATACTTACGGGTTGGACGAATGGGTTTTCAGCGAGGACTTCTCCCATGAAACGTTGCTTAAACATTTCGGCACGGCATCGCTGAAAGGTTTCGGGATAGAGAATCAGAATTTCGGGATTGTTGCCGCTGGCGCTGCGCTTCATTACCTTGCCGCCACCCAGCACGACCGCATTCAGCACATTCAGTCCATCTCCCGCATTGAAGAGGAGCATTACGTATGGCTGGATAAATTCACCGTCCGCAACCTCGAACTTTTCTGGAGCCCCAACGAAAAAGCAAAAACACTGATCGATATTCTTGACAACACTATTTCTCCTATGGGTTCGCGCATGATGAAGCGCTGGCTCTCCATGCCCCTGAAAGAAAAACAGCCAATCGAAGAACGCCTGAACATGGTGGAGATATTTCTGAAGCATCCGGAACTTCAGGAAAAAATCTCCCATCAGATTCGCCTCATCGGAGACCTGGAAAGACTGATCTCTAAAGTTGCCACCGGAAGAATTTCGCCCAGAGAAGTGGCGCATCTAAAACGAGCGCTCCATGCGGTGGAAGAAATAAAAAACCAAGCCCATCCCAACCCCGATTCCCCGATTATCCCACTCTCCGATTCAGAAACACAACCGCAGGTTGCGACCGCAGGTCAATGGAGAAACGGAGATAGGAAGGATTTAGGATGGGCTGTAATTGCAGACCAATTGAATCCTTGTCTGCTCATCAGAGAACGGATAGAAAAAGAAATTGTTCCCGACCCGCCACCGATGCTCAACAAAGGAAAAGTGATTGCGGATGGAGTGAATGCCGAACTGGATGAACTGCGGAAAATAATGTCGTCAGGAAAAAATTATGTGCTGGAAATTCAACAGCGCGAAAGCGAGCGCACCCACATCGGTTCGCTGAAAGTGGGGTTCAATAATATCTTTGGCTACTACCTGGAAGTGACCAACACGCACAAGAGCAAAGTGCCCGCTGAGTGGATCCGCAAGCAAACATTAAGCAATTGCGAAAGATACATCACCGAAGAGCTGAAACAATACGAAGAAAAGATTCTGGGCGCGGAAGAAAAAATTCTTGCCCTCGAAGCGCGTTTGTTCAACGACCTTATTCTCTCGCTGGCAGATTACATCCCTCCTATTCAGCTCAACGCTTCTCTCATAGCACGGCTTGATTGCCTGCTTTCGTTCGCAGGCACCGCGCAGAAAAATAATTACACGCGTCCGCATATCAACGATTCAATAATAATTGACATCAAGGCGGGCAGGCATCCGGTGATTGAAGCGCAGCTGCCCATCGGCAATGAATATGTTGCCAACGATATTTATCTCGACAACGAGCATCAGCAGATCATCATCATCACCGGACCCAACATGTCGGGCAAATCTGCCTTGCTGAGGCAGACAGCGCTCATCGTTATCATGGCGCAGATGGGAAGTTTTGTTCCCGCACAGCACGCTGACATCGGCAGGGTGGATAAAATTTTTACCCGCGTGGGCGCATCGGATAATCTTTCGCTCGGAGAATCCACATTCATGGTGGAGATGAATGAAACCGCCAGCATCCTGAATAATCTTTCTGAGAGAAGTTTGATATTGCTGGATGAGATCGGAAGAGGCACCAGCACCTACGATGGCATTTCCATTGCCTGGGCGATTGCGGAATTTCTGCATCATCATCCCACCAAACCAAAAACACTTTTCGCCACGCATTACCACGAGCTGAATGAAATGGAAAAGACAGTGAAAAGTACGAGGGACGAGGGACAAGGGACGAGGGAAGGAAGAATTAAAAACTTCAATGTATCAGTAAAGGAAGTTGGCAACAAAATTATTTTCACCAGAAAACTTGTTCCGGGCGGAAGCGAGCACAGCTTTGGAATTCATGTGGCGAAAATGGCTGGAGTGCCTAAAAAAGTGGTGGACAGGGCGAATGAGATACTGCAGAAACTGGAAGACAGAAGAAGCCCATCCCCATCCCTTCCCCAAGGGAAGGGAGTTTCTCCCCTTGGGGGAGACGGAAGAGGGGCTGGCGATTATCAGCTTTCTTTCTTTCAGTTGAACGACCCGGTGCTGGAACAGATACGCGATGAAGTTTTAAAAACCGACATCAATACGCTTACGCCTGTGGAAGCACTGATGAAGTTGAATGAAATCAAGAAAATGATTGGCGGGAAATGAAAGCAATAAAACAATTTGACAAACTAACAATTGCTTTATGGTTTTATTGTTCTATTGTTGTTTTATTAAACCTCAGATGTTCCGCAGGAAGTTCTACTGACCAAAACAATTCAATTACAACTATGAACAACGAAACCCAGCATACAAACAATCCATATTATTCACGCACTGATACAACCACTTTAAATGTTTCTGATGCGGAGTGGAAAAAAGTTTTATCTGACAGTGTTTATCAGGTTGCCCGCAACAAAGCCACCGAATACGCTTTCTCAGGCAAATACTGGAACTTTGAAGGAACCGGAACTTACTACTGTGCTGCCTGCGGAAACGCGCTCTTCCGTTCAGATTCAAAGTTTGCAAACGGCTGCGGATGGCCCAGCTTTTTTGAATCCATCCGGAAGAACAGCACCACTTATGTTACAGATAATTCTATCGGAATGGCCCGCACAGAAGTTTTATGCACAAGATGCGGCAGCCACCTCGGGCATATTTTTGATGATGGTCCTCCGCCCACCGGAAAACGCTATTGCATGAATTCGATTGTGCTGGACTTTGAGCCGGATAAGAAATAAGAATAGGACGTACGCAAACTCAGTGTCTTGTCAGTTGCCACGACCTTAAGGTCGTGGCAAATAATGCAACACAATACGGACTTTAGTCCAAACTGCGTAAGTTCTATATATGCTGTTCATTAACTACCCTGCGCGGAAAACAAAAGAGAAACTGTATATTTGTTGTGCGAGAACGAATTAGCA
This region includes:
- the msrB gene encoding peptide-methionine (R)-S-oxide reductase MsrB; its protein translation is MKAIKQFDKLTIALWFYCSIVVLLNLRCSAGSSTDQNNSITTMNNETQHTNNPYYSRTDTTTLNVSDAEWKKVLSDSVYQVARNKATEYAFSGKYWNFEGTGTYYCAACGNALFRSDSKFANGCGWPSFFESIRKNSTTYVTDNSIGMARTEVLCTRCGSHLGHIFDDGPPPTGKRYCMNSIVLDFEPDKK